Genomic window (Candidatus Manganitrophaceae bacterium):
CAGATCCCCTCGGAGCGCCGAAAGATTGAGGCAACCCGCGACGCGTTTAAAGAAGAGATCGGTGCTGCCATTCCGATTGGATCGCTTGACCTCATCGATTGGGTCAGCGAGGGGGCCGTTCCCAAAGGGGTTCCTCCGCTTTTTCCCGCCTTGGAAAAGGGGGAAGATTTTTTCATTCTCTCCCTGTTGAGGGTGTTGCCTGAAAAGGCGGTTTTGGTGGAGAAGATCTGGATTGAGCGGACGGCGTTCCAAGTGACGCGCGTGGCGATATTTGATTTTACCGGCGCACCGCGCGCCGAGCTCACCTTTGGCGACTATCGAAAGGTCGGTGGGCGCGAGTTGCCGTTTGAGGTCCAGGCCGAGGGTCATGGAGAAAAGGTTCTGCTCCACTTCAAGGAGCTCCGGCCGCTCAGTCCATCATCATAAATAAAGAACGCGTGGGATGTTCCACCGTGAGGTGAATGGGTGAAAGTGTTAGCGATTGAGACCGCCACACTGGCGGGCGGGGTGGCCCTGATGGAGGAAGGGGGCTTGATCGCCGAATATCGCCTCCATGTCGAGATCCGTCATTCGGAGCGCCTTCTAACCGCCATCGATCGGCTGCTCGTCGACAGCGGCACGACTCTCTCCGATTTAGACGCCATTGCAATCTCCATCGGTCCGGGCTCTTTTACTGGGTTGCGGGTCGGCCTCTCGACGGCGAAAGGGCTGGCGATGGGATCGGGAAAGCCGCTCGTCGCCGTGCCGACATTGGAAGCGATGGCGGCGCTTTTTCCCTACTCGTCCGCGCTGATTGTTCCGATGCTCGACGCCCGCCGCAACGAAGTCTATTGGGGATTGTTTGATACACAGGGAGGTGTTCCGGTCCGGATTCACTCCGAGACCGCCTCCTCCCCCGAAACGGCGCTGGCAACAATCGGCCCCTTGGACCGGCCGATTCTCGCCGTCGGCGAAGGAGCGGAGCGGTATCGCGCGCTCCTCAGCACCCACCCTCCAGAGAAAGTTCTTTCCCCCCCGAAGACGCTGCATTTCCCCTCCGCCGCGAGCGTGGCCGAATTGGGCCTTGCGAAGCTTCGCCGCGGAGAGATCCTCTCGGCCGAAGAGGTCGCCCCGGTCTATTTGCGTGCCTCGACCGCCGAGCTGAAATGGGAAGAGAAGGTTTCACAACAGGGAGGGGGTGTCTGATGGCCAGATCGGCCTCCATTCGACTTTTCTTCGAACGAATGACTGCAAAGGATGTCGAGACGATTGTGGCGATCGAGGAGGTCTCCTATACCTCCCCCTGGACGCGACGCATGTTCGAGTCCGAGCTTTGGGAAAATCCATTTTCATTTGCCTATGTGGCCCGAGAGGAAGACCATCGCCAAATTGTCGGCTATACTCTCTTCTGGCTGGTTTATGATGAGCTTCATTTAATGAACGTGGCGGTCGATCCGGCGTGGCGGGGTAAGGGAATCGGCGAGGAACTGGTCCGCTTTGCGCTGGAGACCGGTAAGCGTCGCCACATCCGGATGGCGACCTTAGAAGTGCGGGCCTCCAATTTTACCGCGCAATCACTTTATCGCAAGCTGGGGTTCTATCAGGTCGGCGTTCGTCGGAATTATTATCGGGAGCCGAGAGAAGATGCACTCTTGCTCCAGTATGATTTTCCCCCCCAATCCGACTAGGACAGGGCATACTGAAGGTCGTTATTAACCTCATGAGGAGGAGAAATCGATGGAGAGAGAAGACAGGGTCATCGAGATGCTACGACAGAAGAATTGGCAATTTCGTCACCTCGAGAAGCTGCATGGTCAACTCGATCAATCACTCCAGGAGATGACGCGAAGAAGGGTGTTGACCCCTCAAGAGGAAATCCAAAAGAAAGAGTTTCAGAAGAAAAAACTGGCTGCTAAAGATGAAATGACAACCATGATTCGCCATTTTCAGATGGGCGAGGGGGCCGATTTAAAATCGGCAAGATCCAATCCCCCTTTGTCGGCCCGAGGCCATTAAAGGCTCGGTCGGTGTACGGCTCCGGCGCCCGACTTCGATGTTGAGGGATCTGTGTTTGGGATTGGTTTTCCAGAGCTCCTTTTAATTTTAGTGATCGCCCTCGTCGTACTCGGCCCGGAAAAACTTCCGCAGATTGCGCGGATGCTCGGTCGCGGTTTGTATGAGATCCGGCGTGCGACAGAAGAGGTCCGCGCCGAGATTGAAAGGGGGGGGGCGGTCGAACCGTCTAAAGAGAAGGAAGCCGCTTCCACCCCGAAACCAGAGGACGCCACCCCCCCTAAAAAGGAATAGACCGCGCCGCTGATGGGCGGTTGTCCACAGTTTCCTCTTGGGTGAAACAGACCTTCCGAGGTGGGGGAGGACTTTGTCTATGAGGCCGTGTCGGGATCGGTCTTCCTTGAGAGCAGACAGGAAAGGGATTAAAAAAAGGTGAAAAAACCGGCCGGAAGCCAGAGCTCGGCAGAAATGCCGATCTCCGGTCATCTTCAAGAGCTTCGCAGCCGATTGATCAGGGCACTCCTGATTATTTCCATCTTCTTCGGAATCTCCTTTTATTTCTCGGATACGCTTCTCGCAGTTCTGAAGCGTCCCCTCCATGCCGAGCTCATCTTTCTTTCACCGGCCGAGGCCTTTTGGGCCGATCTCAAGGTGGCGCTCTTCATTGGTTTTCTGGCGGCCCTTCCGGTGATCCTTTACGAAGTCTGGCAATTCGTTGCCCCCGGTCTTTTACAGAATGAGCGGTCTTCCCTCCTCCCCTTCATCGTTTTATCGACTCTTTTCTTTTTTATCGGAATGGCCTTCTGTTACTTCATCGCCATGCCTTTCGCGCTCGACTTTCTGATCGACTATGGAGTAAAAAGCGGGATCAAGCCGCAGATTTCGATCTCGATGTATATCGATTTCAATTTGAAGTTTCTCCTTGGTTTTGGCCTCGTCTTCGAACTTCCATTAATCATGCTCTTCCTTGCGCGAATGGGATTGCTGACCCCGGCGCTGTTGACGAAGAACCGAAAATACGCCGTCTTAATGGCTTTTCTGATCGCGGCGATTTTGACGCCGACCCCCGATGTTTTCAACCAGTGTGTCATGGCCATTCCCCTGCTCCTTCTTTATGAAATCGGAATCATCGCCATCCGCATCTTCGGAAAGGCCGCCGCCCCGGTTCAAAAACAGGAGCCGGAGGAGACCGCCCCATGACGCGAAAGCAGGCGTTTCTCACCATTATCAGCATCGTTTCCGTCGTCGGATTTTTTTATCTCTCCAGGAAGCCGACGACCTCCTCCATCCCTTTCGCAGCGATTATCCAGCGGCGAGCCGATTATCGTCCTCCGATGGAGGGGGTGACCCTTTATCCGACGGAAGGTCCTTATGGGGTCGGGGTGATTCAGACGATTGCCGCCGGTTCAGGAGAGACCCTTTTTGTCGGCACGTATGGGGAAGGCCTCTTCCGGAGCGATGACGGGGGGAAACATTGGGCCCCGGCAAACACCGGCCTCGGAGATAAGTTCATTGCCAATCTGACCCATGTGAAAGAAGGAGTTCTTTATGCCGGGACCATTCGGGCCGGCCTCTTCAAGAGCCGCGATGATGGACGGCACTGGGT
Coding sequences:
- the tsaB gene encoding tRNA (adenosine(37)-N6)-threonylcarbamoyltransferase complex dimerization subunit type 1 TsaB; protein product: MKVLAIETATLAGGVALMEEGGLIAEYRLHVEIRHSERLLTAIDRLLVDSGTTLSDLDAIAISIGPGSFTGLRVGLSTAKGLAMGSGKPLVAVPTLEAMAALFPYSSALIVPMLDARRNEVYWGLFDTQGGVPVRIHSETASSPETALATIGPLDRPILAVGEGAERYRALLSTHPPEKVLSPPKTLHFPSAASVAELGLAKLRRGEILSAEEVAPVYLRASTAELKWEEKVSQQGGGV
- the rimI gene encoding ribosomal protein S18-alanine N-acetyltransferase, whose protein sequence is MARSASIRLFFERMTAKDVETIVAIEEVSYTSPWTRRMFESELWENPFSFAYVAREEDHRQIVGYTLFWLVYDELHLMNVAVDPAWRGKGIGEELVRFALETGKRRHIRMATLEVRASNFTAQSLYRKLGFYQVGVRRNYYREPREDALLLQYDFPPQSD
- a CDS encoding YdcH family protein, whose translation is MEREDRVIEMLRQKNWQFRHLEKLHGQLDQSLQEMTRRRVLTPQEEIQKKEFQKKKLAAKDEMTTMIRHFQMGEGADLKSARSNPPLSARGH
- the tatB gene encoding twin-arginine translocase subunit TatB, which codes for MFGIGFPELLLILVIALVVLGPEKLPQIARMLGRGLYEIRRATEEVRAEIERGGAVEPSKEKEAASTPKPEDATPPKKE
- the tatC gene encoding twin-arginine translocase subunit TatC encodes the protein MPISGHLQELRSRLIRALLIISIFFGISFYFSDTLLAVLKRPLHAELIFLSPAEAFWADLKVALFIGFLAALPVILYEVWQFVAPGLLQNERSSLLPFIVLSTLFFFIGMAFCYFIAMPFALDFLIDYGVKSGIKPQISISMYIDFNLKFLLGFGLVFELPLIMLFLARMGLLTPALLTKNRKYAVLMAFLIAAILTPTPDVFNQCVMAIPLLLLYEIGIIAIRIFGKAAAPVQKQEPEETAP